The following are encoded together in the Osmia lignaria lignaria isolate PbOS001 chromosome 6, iyOsmLign1, whole genome shotgun sequence genome:
- the LOC117607581 gene encoding motile sperm domain-containing protein 1 isoform X3, with amino-acid sequence MQSQLPATPRKLPVFVFPQSITFFLDDQSTHKQVLTLYNPYDFPIKFKVLCTAPNKYKVVDPEGTIKARCCVDIVVRHTSLLLSNCNVTDKFRIQMQEHPTKQAIGKRDVEAKLLPGTTDSAGRSTPDPEMFQQLPINESRQQQSYALIAQNKTIDRGTNYVALIAGIICIVGLLLPTEGEQNNRVPDYLHLSINFKLIFSFVLGMVTIIILRL; translated from the exons ATGCAGTCACAGTTACCAGCAACTCCTAGAAAATTACCAGTATTTGTATTTCCCCAAAGTATCACTTTTTTTTTAGACGATCAATCTACTCACAAACAAGTTTTAACTTTGTATAACCCATATGATTTTCCAATAAAATTTAAAG taCTTTGTACTGCACCAAATAAATATAAAGTTGTTGATCCAGAAGGAACCATAAAAGCAAGATGTTGTGTTGATATTGTTGTAAGACACACGTCACTCCTATTAAGTAATTGCAATGTCACTGACAAATTTAGAATACAAATGCAAGAACATCCAACTAAACAG GCTATAGGAAAAAGAGATGTTGAAGCTAAATTACTTCCTGGGACAACAGATTCTGCTGGGAGATCTACCCCAGATCCAGAAATGTTTCAACAACTTCCTATAAATGAAAGTAGACAACAACAATCTTATGCACTTATAGCTCAAAATAAAACAATTGATA GAGGAACAAATTATGTAGCATTGATTGCTGGAATCATTTGTATAGTTGGATTACTTTTACCTACAGAGGGAGAGCAGAATAATAGAGTGCCTGATTATCTCCATCtctctataaattttaaattaatattttcatttgtattaG GTATGGTCACGATTATTATTttaaggctgtaa
- the LOC117607579 gene encoding maternal embryonic leucine zipper kinase yields MVRYAALKGLYDLEKTIGSGGFAKVKLATHIATGEKVAIKIMDKTALGDDLPRVKLEVEALKTLLHQHICRLYQVIETESHYFMVIEYCSGGELFDHIVEKNRLTETESRKFFRQIVSAVAYLHSLGYAHRDLKPENVLLDREENLKLIDFGLCAKPKNGIESHLQTSCGSPTYAAPELILGRKYLGSEVDIWSMGVLLYALLCGFLPFDDNSIESLYRKILSGKYDEPNWLSSSSKRLIRAMLQTDPKKRITIQELCNHPWITAGFLNPVSFIHKTNFEKDDDVLSTMSAICNEHASEIWKKLVKSGRTDYRTATYLLLLDRKLRGLSLRISSSAKSHFRAERGGGINNIITKLDYSPRSRFGKKSPVVDTTYNVLPKTPENADNFMEPHVPGRKRLRSKDVDDAYSPVPAKRVAEKDRLVSTPTNTPVSDTRGSQSSTPGSARKVMMGLERGLNRVRCVLTPKRRVKNENIDPDQPNILSGKGLCNVSSTSSDDPKYVLSQLRRALRRKGIMCHQKGFILQGETEDCTEDDKDTVRPFSSRNACSFELEVCLLEGVSSDKLVGIRRKRLKGNAWVYKRVCEEVLALAAEDLPTESEGSTESKCPI; encoded by the exons ATGGTACGATATGCTGCACTTAAGGGTTTATACGATTTGGAGAAAACTATCGGGAGCGGAGGTTTTGCAAAAGTTAAGCTTGCTACCCACATAGCAACCGGCGAAAAAGTTGCTATTAAAATCATGGATAAAACTGCATTAGGC GATGACTTACCAAGAGTTAAATTGGAAGTTGAAGCATTAAAAACTCTATTGCATCAACACATATGTAGATTATATCAAGTAATAGAAACAGAAAGCCACTACTTTATGGTAATAGAATATTGTTCAGGTGGAGAACTGTTTGATCATATAG TTGAAAAAAATAGGCTTACTGAAACAGAGTCACGAAAATTTTTTCGTCAAATTGTCTCTGCAGTAGCTTATTTACATAGTTTAGGGTATGCTCATCGTGATTTAAAACCA GAAAATGTTCTGCTTGATAGGGAAGAAAATTTAAAGCTTATAGATTTTGGATTATGTGCTAAACCAAAAAATGGAATTGAATCACATTTACAAACTTCTTGTGGCTCTCCAACATATGCTGCACCAGAACTTATATTAGGAAGAAAATATTTAG gTTCAGAAGTAGATATTTGGAGTATGGGAGTCCTTCTTTATGCATTGCTTTGTGGTTTCTTGCCTTTTGATGATAATAGCATAGAGAGCTTGTACAGAAAAATTCTT AGTGGCAAATATGATGAACCAAATTGGTTATCAAGCAGTAGTAAAAGGCTGATACGAGCAATGTTACAAACAGATCCAAAAAAGAGAATTACTATTCAAGAATTGTGCAATCATCCATGGATTACAGCTGGATTCCTTAATCCTGTTTCTTTTATTCATAAGACTAAT TTTGAAAAAGATGATGATGTGTTAAGTACTATGTCTGCAATATGTAATGAACATGCTTCAGAAATATGGAAGAAACTAGTAAAAAGCGGTCGAACTGATTACAGAACTGCCACATATCTTTTACTTTTAGACAGAAAACTCCGTGGACTTTCACTTAGAATATCATCTTCTGCAAAGTCTCATTTCAGAGCTGAG cGTGGAGgaggaataaataatattataactaAACTTGATTATTCTCCAAGAAGTAGATTTGGTAAGAAGTCACCAGTAGTGGATACCACTTACAATGTCCTACCAAAAACACCTGAAAATG CTGACAATTTCATGGAACCACATGTACCTGGTAGAAAACGACTTCGCAGTAAAGATGTAGATGATGCATATTCTCCTG TTCCTGCAAAAAGAGTTGCAGAAAAAGATAGGCTTGTTTCTACCCCAACTAATACACCGGTATCCGATACAAG AGGATCTCAATCATCCACACCAGGAAGTGCAAGAAAAGTAATGATGGGTTTAGAGCGAGGTCTAAATCGTGTACGCTGTGTTCTTACGCCTAAAAGGCGCGTTAAGAATGAAAATATTGATCCTGATCAACCAAACATACTTTCTGGAAAA ggTCTTTGTAATGTGTCTTCAACATCCAGCGACGATCCGAAATATGTTCTATCGCAATTACGTCGAGCACTTCGCCGTAAAGGAATAATGTGTCATCAAAAAGG gtttatcctTCAAGGAGAAACAGAAGATTGTACCGAGGATGATAAAGATACGGTACGGCCATTTTCTTCGAGAAACGCCTGCTCCTTCGAGTTGGAAGTTTGTTTATTGGAAGGCGTTTCGAGCGATAAATTAGTCGGTATTCGAAGGAAAAGATTAAAGGGTAACGCGTGGGTGTATAAACGAGTATGCGAAGAAGTTCTTGCTCTGGCAGCCGAGGATCTTCCCACGGAATCGGAAGGTTCGACAGAATCAAAATGTCCAATTTGA
- the LOC117607582 gene encoding eukaryotic translation initiation factor 4E type 2 isoform X1, which produces MSNKFETICRLKANEESGDDEIQSKDNQKVEKDSLPPIEISPNEHKLQYAYALWYSRRTPGIQPSIQSYDQNLKLVGRFASVEQFWSLYSHLVRPSELTTHTDFHLFKVGIKPMWEDEANQKGGKWIVRLRKGLVSRCWENLILAMLGEQFMVGEEICGAVVSIRFQEDIICVWNKTASDYATTARIRDTLRRVLHLPASASMEYKTHNESLKNVHRL; this is translated from the exons ATGTCCAATAAATTCGAAAC TATTTGCAGGTTAAAGGCTAATGAAGAAAGTGGAGATGATGAAATACAATCAAAAGATAATCAAAAAGTTGAAAAAGATTCGCTA CCTCCCATAGAAATTAGTCCAAATGAGCACAAATTGCAGTATGCATATGCTTTATGGTACAGTCGACGTACTCCTGGTATACAACCAAGTATACAAAGTTATGaccaaaatttaaaattagtcGGTAGGTTTGCAAGTGTGGAACAATTTTGGAGTCTCTACAGTCACTTAGTCCGACCATCAGAATTAACAACACATACAGATTTTCATCTTTTCAAAGTTGGCATAAAACCAATGTGGGAA GATGAAGCAAACCAGAAAGGCGGAAAATGGATAGTAAGACTACGAAAAGGTTTAGTGTCTAGGTGTTGGGAGAACCTTATTTTAGCTATGTTAGGTGAACAATTCATGGTTGGAGAAGAAATATGTGGAGCTGTTGTATCTATAAGGTTTCAA GAAGATATAATATGTGTATGGAATAAGACTGCATCTGATTATGCAACAACAGCACGTATTAGGGATACACTAAGGAGAGTACTGCATCTTCCAGCAAGTGCCTCAATGGAATATAAAACTCACAATGAAAGTTTGAAGAACGTTCATCGGCTCTAA
- the Moca-cyp gene encoding nuclear cyclophilin protein Moca-cyp isoform X1: protein MFAILLATILNTITSDCSHWHRFNNMASYRKEFTEQNTMVNVNPRVFFDIEVGGLPMGRIIFELFADICPITCENFRALCTGENGLGKTTGKPLHYKGIVFHRVVKDFMIQGGDFSVGNGTGGESIYGGTFADENFIIKHNKPFLLSMANRGRDTNGSQFFITTQPAPHLDNVHVVFGEVVSGQEIVTHIEGLPVDRMSRPLQDAKVVNCGELVLKVKNKAKKHEAKESSSSESDSDSFTEKPKKKKKVKKNKKRAKSEDGEIHDSNEDDLGKPHPLVSVTKIDPDEIPEVPANKFLYRAGPTNNANQKEFRQHYGRDRVRSHRKTGRVFKGRGIFRYHTPSRSRSRSVTPPHWKQAQNRTIKLHEFQKLEKERMKKEEELKKREADRIKKFSENPDEENQMMDKFDAEAPICEDLENKENDQSDDKKDGNKSVEQDQEHLNTNLNVIDTMMKEKIDGKNKNEKLMKRDSHRSYGDRSSRRDSRDRSRRRGSARSRSRDRRRSRDRDYDRRNSRDRRNRRNYYPRRRDSYRMNRPGRDNYRYYDRRNDYRRTNNSNFNYDTDMNTSRYDKNRRKSDNTSDSNNQPKFKRRSRSTSSSSQHSKD, encoded by the exons ATGTTTGCGATTTTGTTGGCAACTATACTCAACACAATAACCAGTGACTGTAGTCACTGGCATAGATTTAACAATATGGCATCGTATCGAAAG GAATTTACAGAACAAAACACCATGGTTAACGTCAATCCCCgagtattttttgatatagaggTTGGGGGGCTCCCAATGGGACGTATAATATTTGAACTTTTTGCGGACATTTGTCCAATTACATGTGAAAATTTTCGTGCTCTATGTACTGGAGAAAATGGACTTGGCAAAACCACTGGAAAACCTTTACATTATAAAGGAATTGTTTTTCATAGAGTAGTTAAAGACTTTATGATTCAGGGTGGTGATTTTTCAGTAGGTAATGGAACAGGAGGAGAATCAATTTATGGAGGGACATTTGCAG atgaaaattttataataaaacataataaacCATTTTTATTATCAATGGCAAATCGTGGTAGAGATACAAATGGTTCACAGTTTTTTAT TACAACACAACCAGCGCCTCACCTCGACAA TGTCCATGTGGTTTTTGGAGAAGTAGTGTCTGGCCAGGAAATTGTTACACATATTGAGGGACTCCCAGTAGATCGTATGTCTCGCCCGTTACAAGATGCTAAGGTTGTAAATTGTGGAGAACTTGTGCTGAAAGTCAAAAATAAAG CAAAAAAACATGAAGCAAAGGAAAGCAGTTCGTCCGAGTCAGATTCCGATTCATTCACAGAAAAgcctaaaaagaaaaagaaagtcaAGAAAAA TAAAAAAAGAGCAAAATCAGAAGATGGCGAAATTCATGATTCGAACGAGGATGATCTCGGGAAACCTCATCCACTTGTTTCAGTGACAAAAATTGATCCCGATGAAATTCCTGAGGTGCCAGCGAATAAATTTCTATATAGAGCGGGGCCTACTAATAATGCAAATCAAAAAGAATTTAGGCAACATTATGGAAGAGATCGGGTACGGTCGCATAGAAAAACTGGTCGCGTATTTAAAGGAAGAGGAATATTC CGATATCATACACCCTCTCGTAGCCGTTCAAGAAGTGTTACACCACCTCACTGGAAACAAGCTCAAAATCGCACTATTAAATTACACGAGTTTCAG AAATTGGAAAAAGAACGTATGAAGAAGGAGGAAGAACTGAAGAAACGGGAAGCTGATAGAATTAAAAAGTTCAGTGAAAATCCTGATGAAGAAAACCAGATGATGGATAAATTCGACGCCGAAGCACCTATATGCGaagatttagaaaataaagaaaatgatcAGTCAGATGATAAAAAGGATGGCAATAAAAGCGTGGAACAGGACCAAGAACATTTGAATACTAATTTAAATGTTATTGATActatgatgaaagagaaaatagaTGGAAAGAACAAGaacgaaaaattaatgaaacgtgATTCACACCGGTCGTATGGTGACAGATCTTCACGTCGCGATTCACGGGATAGGAGCAGAAGGCGAGGTAGTGCTCGTTCAAGATCCCGAGATCGACGAAGGTCTCGAGACAGAGATTATGATCGTAGGAACAGTCGTGAcagaagaaacagaagaaattATTATCCGCGAAGACGAGATTCCTACAGAATGAACAGACCTGGTAGAGATAATTACAGATATTATGATAGGCGTAATGATTATAGAAGAACGAATAATTCCAACTTCAATTATGACACAGATATGAATACGTCACGTTATGATAAAAACCGAAGGAAAAGTGATAACACCTCGGACTCTAACAATCAACCAAAATTCAAACGTCGCTCACGTTCAACTAGTTCTAGTAGTCAACACTCCAAAGATTAA
- the LOC117607581 gene encoding motile sperm domain-containing protein 1 isoform X2 — translation MQSQLPATPRKLPVFVFPQSITFFLDDQSTHKQVLTLYNPYDFPIKFKEGTIKARCCVDIVVRHTSLLLSNCNVTDKFRIQMQEHPTKQAIGKRDVEAKLLPGTTDSAGRSTPDPEMFQQLPINESRQQQSYALIAQNKTIDKSTFKTHKKSLKSDLFHRSIQDNSLSTNIKSANYVVMDKGGTNYVALIAGIICIVGLLLPTEGEQNNRVPDYLHLSINFKLIFSFVLGMVTIIILRL, via the exons ATGCAGTCACAGTTACCAGCAACTCCTAGAAAATTACCAGTATTTGTATTTCCCCAAAGTATCACTTTTTTTTTAGACGATCAATCTACTCACAAACAAGTTTTAACTTTGTATAACCCATATGATTTTCCAATAAAATTTAAAG AAGGAACCATAAAAGCAAGATGTTGTGTTGATATTGTTGTAAGACACACGTCACTCCTATTAAGTAATTGCAATGTCACTGACAAATTTAGAATACAAATGCAAGAACATCCAACTAAACAG GCTATAGGAAAAAGAGATGTTGAAGCTAAATTACTTCCTGGGACAACAGATTCTGCTGGGAGATCTACCCCAGATCCAGAAATGTTTCAACAACTTCCTATAAATGAAAGTAGACAACAACAATCTTATGCACTTATAGCTCAAAATAAAACAATTGATA AATCTACATTCAAGACACACAAAAAGTCATTAAAGTCTGATTTGTTTCATAGAAGTATTCAAGATAATAGTCTATCCACAAATATAAAAAGTGCCAATTATGTTGTTATGGATAAAG GAGGAACAAATTATGTAGCATTGATTGCTGGAATCATTTGTATAGTTGGATTACTTTTACCTACAGAGGGAGAGCAGAATAATAGAGTGCCTGATTATCTCCATCtctctataaattttaaattaatattttcatttgtattaG GTATGGTCACGATTATTATTttaaggctgtaa
- the LOC117607581 gene encoding motile sperm domain-containing protein 1 isoform X1 produces the protein MQSQLPATPRKLPVFVFPQSITFFLDDQSTHKQVLTLYNPYDFPIKFKVLCTAPNKYKVVDPEGTIKARCCVDIVVRHTSLLLSNCNVTDKFRIQMQEHPTKQAIGKRDVEAKLLPGTTDSAGRSTPDPEMFQQLPINESRQQQSYALIAQNKTIDKSTFKTHKKSLKSDLFHRSIQDNSLSTNIKSANYVVMDKGGTNYVALIAGIICIVGLLLPTEGEQNNRVPDYLHLSINFKLIFSFVLGMVTIIILRL, from the exons ATGCAGTCACAGTTACCAGCAACTCCTAGAAAATTACCAGTATTTGTATTTCCCCAAAGTATCACTTTTTTTTTAGACGATCAATCTACTCACAAACAAGTTTTAACTTTGTATAACCCATATGATTTTCCAATAAAATTTAAAG taCTTTGTACTGCACCAAATAAATATAAAGTTGTTGATCCAGAAGGAACCATAAAAGCAAGATGTTGTGTTGATATTGTTGTAAGACACACGTCACTCCTATTAAGTAATTGCAATGTCACTGACAAATTTAGAATACAAATGCAAGAACATCCAACTAAACAG GCTATAGGAAAAAGAGATGTTGAAGCTAAATTACTTCCTGGGACAACAGATTCTGCTGGGAGATCTACCCCAGATCCAGAAATGTTTCAACAACTTCCTATAAATGAAAGTAGACAACAACAATCTTATGCACTTATAGCTCAAAATAAAACAATTGATA AATCTACATTCAAGACACACAAAAAGTCATTAAAGTCTGATTTGTTTCATAGAAGTATTCAAGATAATAGTCTATCCACAAATATAAAAAGTGCCAATTATGTTGTTATGGATAAAG GAGGAACAAATTATGTAGCATTGATTGCTGGAATCATTTGTATAGTTGGATTACTTTTACCTACAGAGGGAGAGCAGAATAATAGAGTGCCTGATTATCTCCATCtctctataaattttaaattaatattttcatttgtattaG GTATGGTCACGATTATTATTttaaggctgtaa
- the LOC117607582 gene encoding eukaryotic translation initiation factor 4E type 2 isoform X2 encodes MSNKFETLKANEESGDDEIQSKDNQKVEKDSLPPIEISPNEHKLQYAYALWYSRRTPGIQPSIQSYDQNLKLVGRFASVEQFWSLYSHLVRPSELTTHTDFHLFKVGIKPMWEDEANQKGGKWIVRLRKGLVSRCWENLILAMLGEQFMVGEEICGAVVSIRFQEDIICVWNKTASDYATTARIRDTLRRVLHLPASASMEYKTHNESLKNVHRL; translated from the exons ATGTCCAATAAATTCGAAAC GTTAAAGGCTAATGAAGAAAGTGGAGATGATGAAATACAATCAAAAGATAATCAAAAAGTTGAAAAAGATTCGCTA CCTCCCATAGAAATTAGTCCAAATGAGCACAAATTGCAGTATGCATATGCTTTATGGTACAGTCGACGTACTCCTGGTATACAACCAAGTATACAAAGTTATGaccaaaatttaaaattagtcGGTAGGTTTGCAAGTGTGGAACAATTTTGGAGTCTCTACAGTCACTTAGTCCGACCATCAGAATTAACAACACATACAGATTTTCATCTTTTCAAAGTTGGCATAAAACCAATGTGGGAA GATGAAGCAAACCAGAAAGGCGGAAAATGGATAGTAAGACTACGAAAAGGTTTAGTGTCTAGGTGTTGGGAGAACCTTATTTTAGCTATGTTAGGTGAACAATTCATGGTTGGAGAAGAAATATGTGGAGCTGTTGTATCTATAAGGTTTCAA GAAGATATAATATGTGTATGGAATAAGACTGCATCTGATTATGCAACAACAGCACGTATTAGGGATACACTAAGGAGAGTACTGCATCTTCCAGCAAGTGCCTCAATGGAATATAAAACTCACAATGAAAGTTTGAAGAACGTTCATCGGCTCTAA
- the Moca-cyp gene encoding nuclear cyclophilin protein Moca-cyp isoform X2, which produces MVNVNPRVFFDIEVGGLPMGRIIFELFADICPITCENFRALCTGENGLGKTTGKPLHYKGIVFHRVVKDFMIQGGDFSVGNGTGGESIYGGTFADENFIIKHNKPFLLSMANRGRDTNGSQFFITTQPAPHLDNVHVVFGEVVSGQEIVTHIEGLPVDRMSRPLQDAKVVNCGELVLKVKNKAKKHEAKESSSSESDSDSFTEKPKKKKKVKKNKKRAKSEDGEIHDSNEDDLGKPHPLVSVTKIDPDEIPEVPANKFLYRAGPTNNANQKEFRQHYGRDRVRSHRKTGRVFKGRGIFRYHTPSRSRSRSVTPPHWKQAQNRTIKLHEFQKLEKERMKKEEELKKREADRIKKFSENPDEENQMMDKFDAEAPICEDLENKENDQSDDKKDGNKSVEQDQEHLNTNLNVIDTMMKEKIDGKNKNEKLMKRDSHRSYGDRSSRRDSRDRSRRRGSARSRSRDRRRSRDRDYDRRNSRDRRNRRNYYPRRRDSYRMNRPGRDNYRYYDRRNDYRRTNNSNFNYDTDMNTSRYDKNRRKSDNTSDSNNQPKFKRRSRSTSSSSQHSKD; this is translated from the exons ATGGTTAACGTCAATCCCCgagtattttttgatatagaggTTGGGGGGCTCCCAATGGGACGTATAATATTTGAACTTTTTGCGGACATTTGTCCAATTACATGTGAAAATTTTCGTGCTCTATGTACTGGAGAAAATGGACTTGGCAAAACCACTGGAAAACCTTTACATTATAAAGGAATTGTTTTTCATAGAGTAGTTAAAGACTTTATGATTCAGGGTGGTGATTTTTCAGTAGGTAATGGAACAGGAGGAGAATCAATTTATGGAGGGACATTTGCAG atgaaaattttataataaaacataataaacCATTTTTATTATCAATGGCAAATCGTGGTAGAGATACAAATGGTTCACAGTTTTTTAT TACAACACAACCAGCGCCTCACCTCGACAA TGTCCATGTGGTTTTTGGAGAAGTAGTGTCTGGCCAGGAAATTGTTACACATATTGAGGGACTCCCAGTAGATCGTATGTCTCGCCCGTTACAAGATGCTAAGGTTGTAAATTGTGGAGAACTTGTGCTGAAAGTCAAAAATAAAG CAAAAAAACATGAAGCAAAGGAAAGCAGTTCGTCCGAGTCAGATTCCGATTCATTCACAGAAAAgcctaaaaagaaaaagaaagtcaAGAAAAA TAAAAAAAGAGCAAAATCAGAAGATGGCGAAATTCATGATTCGAACGAGGATGATCTCGGGAAACCTCATCCACTTGTTTCAGTGACAAAAATTGATCCCGATGAAATTCCTGAGGTGCCAGCGAATAAATTTCTATATAGAGCGGGGCCTACTAATAATGCAAATCAAAAAGAATTTAGGCAACATTATGGAAGAGATCGGGTACGGTCGCATAGAAAAACTGGTCGCGTATTTAAAGGAAGAGGAATATTC CGATATCATACACCCTCTCGTAGCCGTTCAAGAAGTGTTACACCACCTCACTGGAAACAAGCTCAAAATCGCACTATTAAATTACACGAGTTTCAG AAATTGGAAAAAGAACGTATGAAGAAGGAGGAAGAACTGAAGAAACGGGAAGCTGATAGAATTAAAAAGTTCAGTGAAAATCCTGATGAAGAAAACCAGATGATGGATAAATTCGACGCCGAAGCACCTATATGCGaagatttagaaaataaagaaaatgatcAGTCAGATGATAAAAAGGATGGCAATAAAAGCGTGGAACAGGACCAAGAACATTTGAATACTAATTTAAATGTTATTGATActatgatgaaagagaaaatagaTGGAAAGAACAAGaacgaaaaattaatgaaacgtgATTCACACCGGTCGTATGGTGACAGATCTTCACGTCGCGATTCACGGGATAGGAGCAGAAGGCGAGGTAGTGCTCGTTCAAGATCCCGAGATCGACGAAGGTCTCGAGACAGAGATTATGATCGTAGGAACAGTCGTGAcagaagaaacagaagaaattATTATCCGCGAAGACGAGATTCCTACAGAATGAACAGACCTGGTAGAGATAATTACAGATATTATGATAGGCGTAATGATTATAGAAGAACGAATAATTCCAACTTCAATTATGACACAGATATGAATACGTCACGTTATGATAAAAACCGAAGGAAAAGTGATAACACCTCGGACTCTAACAATCAACCAAAATTCAAACGTCGCTCACGTTCAACTAGTTCTAGTAGTCAACACTCCAAAGATTAA